From the genome of Nicotiana sylvestris chromosome 1, ASM39365v2, whole genome shotgun sequence:
ttttcttcGTGGGCCTGTAAAGAActttccaattgctccaccatcatagagtctaaatctttagattcctcaatagcacacaccacaaaatcaaatttaggtgTTAAAGTGCGAAGGATCTTTTCTACCACACGGACATCTTTTATGTTCTCCCCGTATCTTCTTAGTTGATTTACAACAGCCttcacttttgaaaaataatccgagatgcattcggattctttcatttttaaaacttcaaaatcagtccttagagtttgaagttttatctttttcaccttgtcaactccttgaagagaattttgtaaaatctCCCAAGCTTCCTTTGAGGTGGTAGCATCTGCCACCTTTTCAAACATGGCATCATCCAAACATTGGTGGATGAGCGTGAGGGCTTGTTGATCCTTCTTCCTTGTCTTTGCCAAGACCTCTTTTTCATTTTGGGACAGAGCTTTCTCATTATCGGGTTTTGCATACCCTCTGTCTACGATTTCCCATACATCCTGAGAGCCAAGGATGGCTTTCATACGTAGACACTAtttcttataattattttttgtcAGAcgggggtactgaaaagatagcgGACCATTATTTgtcatggctctgataccacgttgttgggataaaataaataatcccgcccaggaataatatccacagcaaataataataacacaagagag
Proteins encoded in this window:
- the LOC138868351 gene encoding uncharacterized protein, with amino-acid sequence MFEKVADATTSKEAWEILQNSLQGVDKVKKIKLQTLRTDFEVLKMKESECISDYFSKVKAVVNQLRRYGENIKDVRVVEKILRTLTPKFDFVVCAIEESKDLDSMMVEQLESSLQAHEEKIKRRQEVPSEQLLKTQASF